A stretch of Vibrio sp. B1FLJ16 DNA encodes these proteins:
- a CDS encoding acyltransferase family protein — protein sequence MVTHKKIASLEFARVIAMFAIVGLHCQMALTYWQWDEVPWVGYIINQLARFAVPLFFLISGFLIQPKLSIKPTSTLINYAKPLMKIWVLWSVISLVLPFQWQTVSEAGYLAERQGYWGYLMLSPVNSLMEGGLVHLWFLPALVIAVALIAFLVKAGQSKLLLPIALLLYVYGVLAGSYSTLTELPSPFFTRNGPFFSTLLVVLGYLAREKQWCYSSGKAILLMILGMGLHFAEAYWLMQHDVVFNSHDFLFGTVIWSVGIFMWLLAHPNFGDMPWVYKCSSSILGIYVSHLLVMIMIFNVAGYLQLQNLAKDAFVYPMTLVFTLLLVKGIEASPLRKLLLR from the coding sequence ATGGTGACACACAAAAAAATAGCCAGTTTAGAATTTGCCCGGGTAATCGCTATGTTTGCGATTGTGGGCCTTCACTGCCAAATGGCTCTCACTTACTGGCAGTGGGATGAAGTACCTTGGGTCGGTTATATAATCAACCAGCTGGCGCGATTTGCTGTTCCTCTGTTTTTCCTTATTTCAGGTTTTCTTATCCAGCCCAAGCTGAGTATTAAGCCAACCTCAACACTTATAAACTACGCCAAACCTTTGATGAAAATCTGGGTTTTGTGGAGTGTCATTAGCTTAGTGCTCCCTTTTCAGTGGCAAACCGTCTCTGAAGCAGGGTATTTAGCCGAGCGGCAAGGTTACTGGGGTTACCTGATGTTATCTCCGGTTAATTCTCTAATGGAAGGGGGGCTGGTGCATTTATGGTTTCTACCCGCACTAGTGATCGCCGTGGCGTTGATTGCTTTTTTAGTTAAAGCTGGGCAGTCAAAGCTGTTACTACCGATCGCATTACTACTTTATGTGTATGGAGTACTGGCAGGCAGCTATTCCACATTAACCGAACTGCCATCACCGTTTTTCACTCGTAATGGCCCTTTCTTTAGTACGTTATTGGTTGTCCTTGGTTACTTGGCAAGGGAAAAACAGTGGTGTTACTCATCAGGTAAGGCCATCCTCCTGATGATACTTGGTATGGGGCTCCATTTTGCAGAAGCGTACTGGTTAATGCAGCACGATGTGGTGTTTAACAGCCATGATTTCTTATTTGGTACTGTTATTTGGTCGGTCGGAATTTTCATGTGGCTTCTAGCTCACCCGAACTTTGGCGACATGCCATGGGTGTATAAATGCTCATCAAGTATTTTAGGTATCTACGTCAGTCATCTGCTGGTGATGATAATGATCTTTAATGTAGCCGGATATCTACAGCTGCAGAATTTAGCTAAAGATGCCTTTGTCTACCCAATGACTCTTGTCTTTACCTTATTACTGGTAAAAGGTATTGAAGCATCTCCATTGCGAAAGCTATTACTCCGCTAA
- a CDS encoding alpha/beta hydrolase: MSDKIYFNTSQRFSVRRSLVNISTRLHHTLAPRHAKNTARKLLLTPVRTKPKNAEPKGLVKGEVSGFGGVIKTYSLGKGPVWVLTHGWSGTASQFFPLMEHIASKGFTALAYDHPAHGESDGQYGHIPGFIRGLEDVLDSVGDIAGVVGHSMGTASALECRHRKLENKPFLLIAPVLNYVENLFNSIARSGYSMKLFNAVVSDVEEQFGYPLESIDPFKRLSERESMTIIVHDEQDKFTKHSVSTKAAEEITNVELVTTQGQGHGRVMKCEQVFQSFDRLVESNV, translated from the coding sequence ATGAGTGATAAAATCTACTTCAATACCTCGCAGCGTTTCAGTGTTAGACGTAGTCTGGTGAATATCAGTACCCGTCTTCACCATACATTGGCACCAAGACATGCTAAAAATACTGCGAGAAAACTGCTTCTTACCCCGGTACGCACGAAACCTAAAAATGCTGAGCCAAAAGGTTTGGTTAAAGGAGAGGTCAGCGGCTTTGGCGGCGTTATTAAAACTTACTCTCTTGGTAAGGGGCCTGTGTGGGTTCTGACTCACGGTTGGTCTGGTACGGCAAGTCAGTTTTTTCCTTTAATGGAACACATTGCCTCTAAAGGTTTTACCGCTTTGGCCTATGATCATCCCGCTCACGGTGAGAGTGACGGTCAGTACGGGCACATTCCCGGGTTTATACGCGGTCTGGAAGATGTACTGGATTCCGTTGGCGATATTGCTGGTGTGGTAGGGCACAGCATGGGGACTGCCTCTGCACTGGAATGCAGACATCGTAAACTGGAAAACAAGCCGTTTCTGCTCATAGCGCCGGTTTTGAACTATGTGGAAAATCTGTTTAATAGTATTGCGCGCTCGGGCTACTCCATGAAACTGTTTAACGCTGTGGTATCAGATGTGGAAGAGCAGTTTGGGTATCCACTGGAGTCCATTGATCCGTTTAAACGACTCTCAGAGCGTGAGTCCATGACCATTATTGTTCATGATGAGCAAGACAAGTTCACTAAACACAGTGTTTCTACGAAAGCGGCAGAAGAGATAACTAATGTTGAGCTGGTAACAACCCAGGGACAAGGCCATGGCAGGGTAATGAAGTGTGAGCAAGTGTTCCAAAGCTTTGATCGCTTAGTCGAGAGCAACGTTTAG
- a CDS encoding DoxX family protein: MKALLQKITTSQAGYSTLALRIPIGIIFMAHGAQKLFGWFGGYGLEGTGQWMASIGLGPGVLMAFLAGSGEFFGGLFILLGLLTRPAATVLSITMLVAIFSVHFENGLFLANNGYEFGLALLAASVSLVLSGAGKVALDNLLNKKLH; the protein is encoded by the coding sequence ATGAAAGCACTTCTACAAAAAATCACTACATCACAAGCAGGTTACAGCACTCTGGCACTACGTATTCCAATCGGCATTATCTTTATGGCGCATGGCGCTCAGAAACTCTTTGGCTGGTTTGGTGGATACGGCCTGGAAGGTACCGGTCAATGGATGGCATCAATTGGCTTAGGCCCCGGTGTCCTGATGGCCTTTCTTGCTGGTAGCGGTGAATTCTTTGGTGGTCTGTTTATTCTTTTAGGCTTACTAACCCGACCGGCAGCGACCGTACTGTCTATCACCATGCTTGTCGCTATTTTCTCGGTTCACTTTGAGAATGGTTTATTCCTGGCGAACAACGGTTATGAGTTTGGTCTGGCGTTATTGGCAGCAAGCGTTTCACTCGTATTATCCGGTGCGGGAAAAGTGGCCCTGGATAATCTGCTGAATAAAAAACTGCATTAA
- a CDS encoding YitT family protein has protein sequence MDNEHSFRENLLALVLGSSLVSLGVIVFSKVGLLTGGTAGLAIFLTKVSGFSFGQVFFAINLPFYILSVTRMGWRFSINTFIAVTTVSFLVDHLHHVIEIARINPEYAALLGGGLIGTGMLVIFRHKMSLGGFNILALFLQERFGIRAGKVQMALDCAIVAMSFFVVDVYLIALSVLGAVILNLILAMNHKPGRYQPKPQEA, from the coding sequence ATGGATAATGAGCATAGCTTTAGAGAGAACCTCTTAGCTCTGGTACTGGGTAGTTCACTGGTGTCACTAGGGGTAATAGTTTTCAGCAAAGTAGGGTTACTGACTGGCGGTACTGCCGGTCTGGCAATTTTCCTCACTAAGGTGAGTGGTTTTAGTTTCGGACAAGTCTTTTTTGCTATCAACCTTCCTTTCTATATTCTGTCAGTTACTCGCATGGGGTGGCGTTTTTCGATTAATACCTTTATTGCGGTGACGACTGTTTCGTTCTTGGTCGATCATCTGCATCACGTGATTGAGATAGCCAGAATAAATCCAGAGTATGCTGCCTTGCTAGGAGGCGGACTGATTGGTACGGGAATGCTAGTCATCTTCCGCCATAAGATGAGCTTAGGTGGTTTCAATATTCTGGCGTTATTCCTTCAAGAACGTTTTGGTATCCGCGCGGGCAAAGTACAAATGGCGTTAGATTGTGCCATCGTAGCGATGTCATTTTTTGTGGTTGATGTCTACCTGATTGCTCTCTCTGTACTGGGCGCTGTCATCCTCAACCTGATCCTGGCAATGAACCACAAGCCGGGCCGCTACCAGCCAAAGCCTCAGGAGGCGTAA
- a CDS encoding TetR/AcrR family transcriptional regulator, producing MKKGKVTKEFILQRAFAIASEEGLESLTIGELAKQCGMSKSGLFAHFNSKLNLQLSVLEYANQVFTSRVIAPARELGDDRIESKIRGLLDSWMSWNHSFQGSCMFLDAWNDSAASDCPLQTALRKSIDTWLNYLEIQIAKGKENREFAEDLDTSQAIFDLYGQYLSAHVFYSIKGEAESQRLFWQGINNLFARWKD from the coding sequence ATGAAAAAAGGAAAAGTAACCAAAGAGTTTATTCTGCAGCGAGCTTTTGCCATCGCCAGTGAAGAGGGGCTGGAGAGCCTTACCATTGGTGAACTGGCCAAGCAGTGCGGCATGTCGAAAAGTGGCTTGTTTGCCCACTTTAACTCTAAGCTGAATTTGCAACTTTCAGTATTAGAATATGCAAATCAGGTGTTTACATCTCGCGTGATAGCGCCTGCACGGGAGTTAGGGGACGATCGCATTGAGAGCAAAATTCGCGGGTTGTTAGATTCCTGGATGAGTTGGAATCATTCCTTTCAGGGGAGTTGTATGTTTCTAGATGCGTGGAACGATTCCGCAGCAAGTGATTGCCCATTACAAACCGCTTTACGTAAATCTATCGATACTTGGTTGAATTACTTAGAGATACAAATTGCTAAAGGTAAAGAAAACCGGGAGTTTGCAGAGGATCTGGATACCAGTCAGGCAATATTTGATTTGTATGGGCAGTATTTGAGCGCGCACGTGTTTTACTCGATTAAAGGCGAAGCAGAGAGTCAGAGGCTTTTCTGGCAAGGGATTAATAACTTGTTTGCTCGCTGGAAGGATTAG
- a CDS encoding pirin family protein: MITVRHANDRGRANFGWLDSKHTFSFGSYYDPEHMGFSELRVINDDVVSPGAGFDTHGHRDMEIISYVLEGEIAHKDSEGNVQTLPAGEFQLMSAGKGIYHSEFNPSDNKPLRFLQIWIQPNTFGNKPGYQQKDFGHNPGLTTIATPTGENGTLSIKQDTRLYQLVLAPDSELTFDISTGRNVYVHQVASALQVDSTTLTEGDGAKIVQKKTVRFRNPSDKPAVALVFDLP, translated from the coding sequence ATGATCACAGTAAGACACGCCAATGATCGCGGCCGGGCTAACTTTGGTTGGCTAGACAGCAAACATACTTTTTCATTCGGCAGTTATTACGATCCAGAGCACATGGGCTTTTCTGAACTACGAGTGATTAACGATGACGTTGTTTCGCCTGGCGCAGGTTTTGATACCCACGGGCATCGTGATATGGAAATCATCAGCTACGTGCTCGAAGGAGAAATCGCGCACAAAGACAGTGAGGGCAACGTACAAACCTTACCTGCTGGTGAGTTTCAGCTTATGTCGGCAGGTAAAGGGATCTACCATAGCGAGTTTAATCCTTCGGACAACAAACCACTGCGCTTTTTGCAAATCTGGATTCAGCCTAATACGTTTGGCAACAAACCGGGATACCAGCAAAAAGACTTTGGCCATAATCCGGGCCTGACAACGATTGCGACTCCAACGGGTGAGAACGGTACACTCTCCATCAAGCAGGATACTCGTCTGTATCAGTTGGTTTTAGCGCCCGACAGCGAATTGACCTTTGATATCTCAACGGGCAGAAACGTCTATGTTCATCAGGTAGCTAGCGCTCTGCAAGTCGACAGCACTACCCTAACTGAAGGCGACGGTGCAAAAATAGTCCAGAAAAAAACGGTACGCTTCCGCAATCCGTCGGATAAGCCCGCCGTCGCGCTGGTGTTCGACTTACCCTGA
- the nhaD gene encoding sodium:proton antiporter NhaD, with product MPIYAFVAFCCLLFPGYSFAAATSDLNLVNSGVGYTALILFSIAYALVMLEEYLKMRKSKPVLLAAGLIWILIGYTFAQHGQPHIAKAALEHNLLEYAELLLFLLVAMTYINAMEERRLFDALQAWMVGKGFGFKKLFWLTGFLAFIISPIADNLTTALLMCAVVMKVSGDNPKFVNLACINIVIAANAGGAFSPFGDITTLMVWQAGHVRFSEFIPLFFPSLINYLVPAFFMSLFVPATKPNTEHQHVELKRGAKRIVLLFILTIATAVSFHAVLHFPPVIGMMMGLAYLQFFGYFLRQTLKDSLAKKTAFAIANGDESALKRIGSVVPFDVFSRISRAEWDTLLFFYGVVMCVGGLSLLGYLELVSNVMYTEWNPIWANVMVGILSAIVDNIPVMFAVLTMHPDMSVGNWLLVTLTAGVGGSLLSIGSAAGVALMGAARGQYTFFGHLKWAPIIALGYAASIMAHLWLNSGLFY from the coding sequence ATGCCCATCTATGCCTTCGTGGCTTTCTGCTGTTTATTGTTTCCAGGTTACAGTTTCGCAGCTGCGACTAGTGATCTTAATCTCGTCAATTCTGGCGTTGGCTACACCGCTCTGATTCTGTTTTCCATTGCGTACGCTCTGGTGATGCTGGAAGAGTACCTCAAAATGAGAAAATCTAAGCCTGTGCTGCTCGCCGCCGGCTTGATCTGGATTCTGATTGGATATACTTTTGCCCAGCACGGCCAGCCTCATATAGCCAAAGCCGCTTTAGAGCACAACCTGCTTGAGTACGCGGAACTGCTATTGTTTCTGTTAGTCGCGATGACTTACATTAACGCGATGGAAGAGCGAAGACTGTTTGATGCCCTCCAGGCATGGATGGTAGGTAAAGGTTTCGGCTTTAAGAAATTATTTTGGTTAACCGGCTTCCTTGCCTTCATTATTTCTCCCATCGCAGATAACTTGACTACCGCGCTGTTAATGTGCGCAGTGGTGATGAAAGTCTCAGGTGACAATCCAAAGTTTGTCAATCTTGCCTGTATCAATATCGTCATAGCCGCCAACGCTGGTGGCGCATTCAGCCCGTTCGGAGACATTACGACACTGATGGTATGGCAGGCTGGGCATGTCAGATTTTCAGAGTTTATTCCGCTGTTCTTCCCTTCCCTAATAAACTATCTGGTGCCGGCATTCTTCATGTCACTCTTTGTCCCGGCTACCAAACCAAATACCGAACATCAGCATGTCGAACTAAAACGCGGTGCCAAACGTATTGTATTGCTATTCATTCTGACCATCGCTACTGCCGTTTCTTTCCATGCTGTGCTCCACTTCCCACCCGTTATCGGCATGATGATGGGTTTAGCGTATTTGCAGTTTTTTGGCTATTTCCTGCGTCAGACACTTAAAGATTCTCTGGCTAAAAAAACTGCATTCGCTATTGCCAATGGCGATGAATCCGCACTAAAACGCATAGGTTCTGTTGTGCCATTTGATGTCTTCAGCCGCATCTCACGTGCGGAGTGGGATACCTTGTTGTTCTTCTACGGAGTAGTGATGTGTGTAGGTGGCTTGAGTTTACTCGGCTACCTTGAACTGGTTTCTAACGTGATGTATACCGAGTGGAATCCGATATGGGCAAACGTAATGGTCGGCATACTTTCTGCTATCGTGGATAACATCCCGGTGATGTTCGCGGTACTGACCATGCATCCGGATATGTCAGTAGGAAACTGGTTACTCGTCACTTTAACGGCAGGTGTTGGCGGCAGCTTACTATCAATCGGCTCTGCAGCAGGCGTCGCGCTAATGGGAGCTGCCCGTGGCCAATACACTTTCTTCGGCCATTTAAAGTGGGCTCCGATCATTGCGCTCGGTTACGCTGCCAGTATCATGGCCCACTTGTGGCTAAATAGTGGCCTGTTTTACTAA
- a CDS encoding DUF413 domain-containing protein, which translates to MSDTEFRHGKKRFYDNVKFPRGFAKSGDFTLAEEEILTIYGDTMLGLESGELTPENSEEKHFVKVLEHPGKAKTKIERTWLKYTQLARGRKRFHTLNGRNKPDATEDFAEESLVEDD; encoded by the coding sequence ATGTCTGACACTGAATTCCGTCATGGCAAAAAACGATTTTACGATAACGTAAAATTCCCACGCGGATTTGCAAAGTCTGGTGATTTTACTCTTGCAGAAGAGGAAATCCTAACAATTTATGGGGATACAATGCTTGGCCTGGAATCAGGCGAATTAACACCGGAAAACAGCGAAGAGAAACACTTCGTCAAGGTGTTAGAGCACCCTGGTAAAGCAAAAACGAAAATTGAGCGCACTTGGTTGAAATACACTCAACTTGCGCGTGGTCGTAAGCGCTTCCATACGCTAAACGGACGTAATAAACCGGATGCGACTGAAGACTTTGCAGAAGAGAGCTTAGTTGAAGACGATTAA
- a CDS encoding DUF3081 domain-containing protein has product MKNELDPSKVLSAYENVMNNGTPTEFGKIYEGVEAFSDYDGYNVFLRGNGVELKVGFHNTYHLEYDQEHLKESFLKKIAMLAK; this is encoded by the coding sequence ATGAAAAATGAATTGGATCCGAGCAAAGTACTATCGGCATATGAGAATGTGATGAATAACGGTACACCTACCGAGTTTGGGAAGATCTATGAAGGGGTGGAAGCGTTTTCTGATTATGACGGCTATAACGTATTTTTGAGAGGTAATGGCGTTGAGTTAAAGGTTGGCTTTCACAACACGTACCACCTTGAGTACGATCAGGAACACTTAAAAGAGAGTTTCTTGAAAAAAATTGCAATGCTTGCCAAGTAA
- a CDS encoding LysR family transcriptional regulator, whose amino-acid sequence MDVKVFRTFLELARVRHFGRAAENLYITQAAVSARIKQLESYFDTQLFIRDRNNIKLTSAGERLISYAEVMVTTLQQAKLELSLEDGKGLQLTLGGTPNIWDAYLQNCLSVVTDSFGGYGFMAEVMGREMLSRSLLERTLDMAFAFDQIKADELNCKKVADVVLVLVSTEQDSLDTVFDNKYVYVDWGTRFASEHSERHPKISAPYLRTSTARIALDFILEKGGAAYLPVSLVEPFIANGQLYKVSGVEDWHRPIYLSYRKASSSVDAIKQVEEIVKEIDPLTAYSLQQIGSGTSGE is encoded by the coding sequence ATGGATGTAAAGGTCTTTCGAACATTTTTAGAGCTGGCAAGGGTTCGTCACTTCGGACGTGCCGCTGAGAATTTATATATTACCCAAGCCGCAGTAAGTGCTCGTATCAAACAACTGGAAAGTTATTTCGATACTCAATTGTTTATTCGTGATCGAAATAACATTAAGTTAACTTCTGCTGGTGAGCGTCTGATTAGTTATGCCGAGGTGATGGTGACTACATTGCAGCAAGCGAAGCTGGAACTGTCACTCGAAGATGGTAAAGGCTTACAGCTCACATTGGGTGGCACGCCTAATATCTGGGATGCTTATCTGCAGAACTGTTTAAGTGTGGTTACAGACTCTTTTGGTGGCTATGGTTTTATGGCCGAAGTGATGGGGCGTGAAATGCTCAGCCGCAGCCTGTTAGAGCGCACACTTGATATGGCGTTTGCTTTTGATCAGATAAAAGCAGATGAGCTGAACTGTAAAAAAGTGGCCGATGTGGTTCTTGTCCTGGTATCGACGGAGCAAGATTCGCTAGATACGGTATTTGATAACAAATACGTATATGTTGACTGGGGAACGCGCTTTGCCTCAGAACACTCTGAGCGTCACCCTAAAATATCAGCACCATACTTGCGAACTTCTACTGCGCGTATTGCTCTGGATTTCATTTTAGAGAAAGGTGGCGCGGCTTACCTGCCTGTCTCTCTCGTAGAGCCATTTATTGCCAACGGGCAGCTCTACAAGGTGTCTGGCGTGGAAGACTGGCATCGCCCTATATACTTGAGTTATCGCAAAGCCAGCTCGTCTGTAGACGCAATTAAACAGGTTGAAGAGATAGTTAAGGAAATTGACCCTCTAACGGCTTACAGCTTGCAGCAAATAGGGTCTGGTACGTCTGGCGAATAA
- a CDS encoding GFA family protein: MIKRVGDTEIKPVHTLTCHCGEVELELTLPNGIVKPRRCDCSMCRRRGAIAASVPLNGIRIVKGEEKLKLYQFNTHTAKHYFCSECGIYTHHQRRSDPSEYGYNVGCLEGVNPYQLEGIEVMDGVNHPSDRTS, translated from the coding sequence ATGATCAAAAGAGTTGGAGATACGGAAATTAAGCCGGTTCATACGCTGACTTGTCACTGTGGAGAGGTGGAGCTGGAGTTAACGTTGCCTAACGGTATTGTAAAACCAAGGCGATGTGACTGTTCTATGTGTCGCCGTCGCGGGGCGATAGCCGCTTCAGTTCCGCTTAACGGTATCCGAATTGTGAAAGGAGAGGAAAAACTCAAACTCTATCAGTTCAATACGCACACGGCTAAGCACTATTTCTGTAGCGAATGTGGAATTTATACCCACCACCAACGTCGCTCTGATCCGAGTGAGTACGGGTACAACGTGGGCTGTCTTGAGGGAGTGAACCCTTACCAGCTAGAGGGTATTGAAGTGATGGATGGCGTAAACCACCCATCAGACAGAACGTCTTAG
- the nagB gene encoding glucosamine-6-phosphate deaminase has translation MRLIPLTRAAQVGKWAAAHIAKRINDFKPTAERPFVLGLPTGGTPLATYKALIELHQAGEVSFKHVVTFNMDEYIGIPADHPESYRSFMYNNFFNHIDIQEENINLLNGNTDNHEVECKRYEDKIKSYGKINLFMGGVGNDGHIAFNEPASSLSSRTRIKTLTEDTRIANSRFFDGDINQVPKYALTIGVGTLLDAEEVMILVTGHNKALALEAAVEGSVNHLWTVSALQLHPKAVIVCDEPSQQELKVKTVKYFSELEAKNIEGF, from the coding sequence ATGAGACTTATCCCGTTAACTCGAGCAGCACAAGTAGGTAAATGGGCAGCAGCACACATTGCTAAGCGTATCAACGACTTCAAACCTACCGCTGAGCGTCCGTTCGTTCTGGGTCTACCTACTGGCGGCACTCCTCTAGCAACATATAAAGCGTTAATTGAGCTACACCAGGCTGGTGAAGTGAGCTTCAAACATGTCGTTACATTCAACATGGATGAATACATTGGTATCCCAGCAGACCACCCTGAGTCTTACCGTTCATTCATGTACAACAACTTCTTCAATCACATTGATATTCAGGAAGAAAACATCAATTTGCTGAACGGCAACACAGATAACCATGAAGTGGAATGCAAGCGCTACGAAGACAAGATCAAGTCTTACGGTAAGATCAACCTGTTTATGGGTGGCGTTGGCAACGACGGTCACATTGCCTTCAACGAGCCTGCATCATCTCTGTCTTCTCGCACACGCATCAAGACTCTGACAGAAGACACTCGTATCGCGAACTCACGCTTCTTTGACGGCGACATAAACCAGGTTCCTAAATACGCTCTGACTATCGGTGTTGGTACGCTGCTTGACGCGGAAGAAGTGATGATTCTGGTAACGGGCCACAACAAAGCCCTTGCTCTTGAAGCTGCGGTAGAAGGCAGTGTCAATCACTTATGGACCGTATCAGCGCTCCAACTGCACCCTAAAGCGGTGATCGTATGTGATGAGCCTTCTCAGCAAGAGCTAAAAGTAAAAACCGTGAAATATTTCTCTGAGCTTGAAGCGAAAAACATCGAAGGCTTCTAG
- a CDS encoding methylated-DNA--[protein]-cysteine S-methyltransferase → MKTIYTEMPSPLGKVTIQTSSEGLLGVWFETCTTKPDVLGERDEHHPILTQAVAQLEEYFSGLRNEFDLPLAAAGTDFQNQVWHALTNIPYGETWSYQDLANAIGNPKAVRAVGMANGKNPISVVVPCHRVIGKSGKLTGYAGGVERKQRLLALEQGQPL, encoded by the coding sequence ATGAAAACGATATACACCGAAATGCCAAGCCCTTTAGGTAAGGTAACTATCCAGACAAGTTCTGAGGGTCTTTTAGGAGTATGGTTTGAAACCTGTACAACGAAACCCGATGTGCTTGGAGAACGCGATGAACATCATCCTATCCTGACTCAGGCGGTAGCACAGCTTGAAGAGTATTTTTCCGGACTGAGAAATGAGTTCGATTTGCCATTGGCGGCAGCCGGTACGGATTTTCAGAATCAGGTCTGGCATGCGCTGACCAATATTCCGTACGGAGAAACATGGAGCTATCAGGATCTAGCAAACGCAATAGGTAACCCTAAAGCAGTCCGGGCCGTCGGTATGGCTAATGGTAAAAATCCCATTTCTGTTGTTGTACCTTGTCACCGTGTTATTGGTAAAAGCGGTAAGTTGACTGGTTATGCTGGTGGGGTAGAGCGCAAGCAGCGATTACTGGCGTTAGAGCAGGGCCAACCGCTATGA
- a CDS encoding AlkA N-terminal domain-containing protein produces the protein MLINPYTTLTFEQCQKARMSRDCRFDGRFYVAVKSTGIFCRPICPANLPKEENVEYFPDKTLAIKAGYRPCLRCRPDSAPGSWAWKGVETTFQRAIAMIDNGELNHHSVTELAERVGISDRYLRMLFEQYLGMSPKQYSQYQQLMFAKQLLHSSSMSVTDVGFAAGFNSTRRFNDAFQKILKLTPSQVRRKELDKTKTNRIVLPHRGELNWQHMLDFYRLRAIQGVESVTEESYSRFVQFNGSKAWFKATKGDSHLELEFEIEDVSRLQNLVTGVRRMFDLDVDISAVEQHLNFVAPGIVSHKGIRIPGVWNTWEAGVRAILGQQVSVKAAIGQLNLLTDKLSAEGEPRYFPEPADIVNADVSFLRMPQSRKNTLVNFAQFILKNPVAEPYQWLKIKGIGPWTVSYAQLRGESQPDCLLHNDLVVKKAMQRYPSLSSQTASPWGSYATFHLWNES, from the coding sequence ATGTTAATTAATCCTTATACAACTTTGACATTTGAACAGTGCCAAAAGGCACGTATGTCCAGGGACTGCCGTTTTGACGGGCGTTTTTATGTTGCCGTGAAGAGTACTGGAATATTTTGTCGTCCTATTTGCCCTGCCAATTTACCCAAAGAAGAAAATGTCGAGTACTTTCCTGATAAAACACTGGCTATTAAGGCGGGATATCGCCCTTGTTTGCGTTGCAGACCAGACAGCGCTCCGGGCTCCTGGGCATGGAAAGGTGTTGAAACGACCTTTCAACGCGCCATTGCAATGATTGATAACGGGGAACTGAATCACCATTCTGTAACAGAGCTGGCAGAGCGCGTCGGGATTTCTGACCGTTATTTAAGAATGTTATTTGAGCAATATTTAGGAATGTCACCAAAGCAGTATTCTCAGTATCAGCAGCTTATGTTTGCCAAACAACTTCTGCATTCCAGTTCGATGTCAGTGACTGACGTGGGTTTTGCCGCTGGATTTAACAGTACTCGCCGTTTTAACGATGCTTTTCAGAAAATTTTAAAGCTAACACCATCTCAGGTGAGGCGAAAGGAACTGGATAAAACAAAGACCAATCGCATCGTTTTGCCCCACCGCGGCGAGTTAAACTGGCAACACATGCTGGACTTTTATCGTTTGAGGGCGATACAAGGTGTGGAGTCTGTAACAGAAGAGAGTTATTCCCGTTTTGTGCAATTTAATGGGAGCAAGGCTTGGTTTAAGGCGACAAAGGGGGACAGTCACTTAGAACTTGAATTTGAGATTGAAGATGTCTCTAGACTTCAGAACCTAGTTACTGGCGTTCGTCGTATGTTCGATCTTGATGTCGATATTTCTGCAGTAGAACAGCATCTGAATTTTGTTGCACCGGGTATTGTCAGTCATAAAGGTATCCGGATACCGGGTGTTTGGAATACGTGGGAGGCCGGAGTTCGGGCTATATTAGGCCAGCAGGTCTCTGTTAAGGCTGCAATCGGACAGCTCAATTTATTAACAGATAAACTCAGTGCGGAAGGTGAACCCCGTTACTTTCCTGAGCCTGCTGATATAGTGAATGCGGATGTCAGCTTTTTGCGCATGCCGCAAAGCCGTAAAAATACCTTAGTGAATTTTGCTCAATTTATACTGAAAAACCCTGTGGCAGAGCCTTATCAGTGGCTGAAAATCAAAGGTATCGGGCCCTGGACGGTGAGTTATGCTCAGCTACGGGGCGAGTCTCAGCCTGACTGCTTATTGCATAACGACTTGGTAGTGAAAAAAGCAATGCAGCGCTACCCGTCACTCAGCAGCCAAACTGCTTCTCCGTGGGGAAGCTACGCGACCTTTCATTTATGGAATGAATCATGA